One Phycisphaera mikurensis NBRC 102666 DNA window includes the following coding sequences:
- a CDS encoding ribulokinase, translating to MPAPLSLGIDYGTNSCRAVVVSLEDGAELASRVFAYPSGENGILLDPADPDLARQRPQDWTDGFAEAVSGALEDLEAAGHDPAGVVAVGIDTTGSTPLPVDANGAPLSHQERFSENLAAQAWLWKDHTGHAEAAEITTLARERGEPYLAACGGTYSSEWFWSKILRCKRVAPDVFEAAHSWVECCDYLTAWACGDTTPETLKRSVCAAGHKAMFSERWGGLPSEDFLAALDPALARLRDRLYAEAFPPNEKAGILRDDLARACGLPSGIPVAIGAFDAHMGAVGAGVKPGVLVKIMGTSTCDITVGDLAADGSVPEIEGLCGVVHGSVIGGMAGLEAGQSAVGDLFAWAVAQLTPGRYGTGGEAHAALNAEAEKLSPGQSGLVALDWNNGNRTVLVDPRLSGLLLGQTLHTTAAEVYRACVEATAFGAKVIVDRFESGGVSVDEVVVCGGIAEKSPMAMQVYADVLDRPIKTAASSQTCGLGAALSAAVAAGAFVSVEEAQARMAHVKERVFQPEPRSVAAYAELFAIYKKLHDAFGGVDRAADLSAVMPELRRIAEASRKGGALAGAEESADRG from the coding sequence ATGCCTGCTCCTCTCTCCCTCGGCATCGACTACGGAACCAACTCCTGCCGCGCAGTCGTCGTCTCGCTCGAAGACGGCGCCGAGCTCGCCTCCCGCGTCTTCGCGTACCCCTCCGGCGAGAACGGGATCCTGCTCGATCCCGCCGACCCGGACCTCGCACGCCAGCGGCCGCAGGACTGGACCGACGGCTTCGCCGAGGCGGTGAGCGGCGCCCTGGAGGACCTCGAGGCCGCGGGCCACGATCCCGCCGGCGTCGTCGCCGTCGGCATCGACACCACCGGCTCGACGCCGCTGCCGGTCGACGCCAACGGGGCCCCGCTGTCGCACCAGGAGCGCTTCAGCGAGAACCTCGCCGCGCAGGCGTGGCTCTGGAAGGACCACACCGGCCACGCCGAGGCGGCGGAGATCACCACGCTCGCCCGCGAGCGCGGCGAGCCGTACCTCGCCGCCTGCGGCGGCACCTACTCCAGCGAGTGGTTCTGGAGCAAGATCCTGCGGTGCAAGCGGGTGGCGCCGGACGTCTTCGAGGCCGCGCACAGCTGGGTGGAGTGCTGCGACTACCTGACGGCCTGGGCTTGCGGCGACACCACGCCGGAGACGCTCAAGCGCAGCGTGTGCGCCGCCGGGCACAAGGCGATGTTCAGCGAGCGGTGGGGCGGGCTGCCCAGCGAAGACTTCCTCGCGGCGCTGGACCCGGCGCTGGCTCGGCTGCGTGACCGGCTCTACGCCGAGGCCTTCCCGCCTAACGAGAAGGCCGGGATCCTCCGCGACGACCTCGCCCGGGCGTGCGGGCTGCCGAGCGGGATCCCCGTCGCCATCGGGGCCTTCGACGCTCACATGGGGGCGGTCGGTGCGGGCGTGAAGCCCGGCGTGCTGGTGAAGATCATGGGCACGAGCACCTGCGACATCACCGTCGGCGACCTCGCGGCCGATGGCTCGGTGCCGGAGATCGAGGGCCTCTGCGGCGTGGTCCACGGCAGCGTCATCGGCGGCATGGCCGGGCTGGAGGCGGGGCAGTCCGCGGTGGGCGACCTCTTCGCCTGGGCCGTTGCGCAGCTGACGCCCGGGCGCTACGGCACCGGCGGCGAGGCTCACGCCGCGCTCAACGCCGAGGCCGAGAAGCTCAGCCCCGGCCAAAGCGGCCTGGTGGCGCTCGACTGGAACAACGGCAACCGCACGGTGCTCGTGGACCCGCGGCTGTCCGGCCTGCTGCTCGGGCAGACGCTGCACACCACGGCGGCGGAGGTGTACCGGGCCTGCGTCGAGGCAACCGCCTTCGGGGCGAAGGTCATCGTCGACCGCTTCGAGAGCGGCGGCGTGAGCGTCGACGAGGTCGTGGTCTGCGGCGGCATCGCCGAGAAGAGCCCGATGGCGATGCAGGTGTACGCCGACGTGCTCGACCGCCCCATCAAGACCGCCGCGAGCTCGCAGACCTGCGGCCTGGGCGCCGCCCTCTCCGCCGCCGTGGCGGCGGGCGCGTTCGTCTCGGTGGAGGAGGCACAGGCGAGGATGGCCCACGTGAAGGAGCGCGTTTTTCAACCCGAGCCCCGCTCGGTCGCGGCGTACGCCGAGCTCTTCGCGATCTACAAGAAGCTGCACGACGCCTTCGGGGGCGTGGACAGAGCGGCGGACCTGTCGGCGGTGATGCCGGAGCTGCGCCGCATCGCCGAGGCCTCCCGCAAGGGCGGCGCCCTCGCCGGTGCCGAAGAATCCGCGGACCGCGGCTGA
- a CDS encoding HAD family hydrolase, whose amino-acid sequence MAEFLHAPDGRTPRAIVFDLDGTLADTMPAHFLAWTDVVNEAGLLFPEERFYAMGGVPTRTIFDTLIAEAGDGVSRDAAALSAKKEEAFRSHIPACKPAPKVLAVLRSAQAAGVPCAVATGGNRGTATATLAAIGLADDFPATVVVTADDTAEHKPHPAPFLLAAERLGVAPGGCDAYEDTDLGLESIAAAGMRGIDVRTL is encoded by the coding sequence ATGGCCGAGTTTCTTCACGCGCCCGACGGACGAACCCCGCGCGCGATCGTCTTCGACCTCGACGGCACGCTCGCCGACACGATGCCCGCCCACTTCCTCGCGTGGACGGACGTGGTGAACGAAGCGGGCCTTCTCTTCCCGGAGGAACGCTTCTACGCCATGGGCGGCGTGCCGACGCGGACGATCTTCGACACGCTGATCGCCGAGGCCGGCGACGGCGTAAGCCGCGACGCGGCCGCGCTGTCGGCGAAGAAGGAAGAGGCTTTCCGCTCGCACATCCCCGCCTGCAAGCCGGCGCCGAAGGTGCTCGCCGTGCTGCGGAGCGCCCAGGCCGCGGGGGTCCCCTGCGCCGTCGCCACCGGCGGCAACCGCGGCACGGCGACCGCCACGCTCGCCGCCATCGGCCTCGCCGACGACTTCCCCGCCACCGTGGTCGTCACCGCCGACGACACGGCCGAGCACAAGCCGCATCCGGCGCCCTTCCTGCTCGCCGCCGAGCGGCTCGGCGTCGCCCCCGGCGGCTGCGACGCGTACGAAGACACGGACCTCGGGCTGGAGAGCATCGCCGCTGCCGGCATGCGTGGCATCGACGTCCGGACCCTCTAA
- a CDS encoding PIG-L family deacetylase codes for MSAANVLVIGPHPDDQELGMGGTIAKLARSGHKVHVLDMTNGEPTPLGSPEKRRAEWEAATRILDGGSGNVTRENLDLPNRSVTHTLEARHKVAAVMRVQQSEFVFCPYFEDAHPDHVATTRIVEDARFDAKLSNTDLPGEPIHPRRLIYYYCTHLKIVPNPTLLLDISGFEDAKEQSIRAYHTQFVLPEKNAKVVTWVRQQNAFMGSRIGVASAEPFFLKEVAGLRTIDGIL; via the coding sequence ATGAGCGCAGCGAACGTCCTGGTCATCGGTCCCCACCCCGACGACCAGGAGCTGGGCATGGGTGGCACGATCGCGAAGCTCGCCCGGTCCGGTCACAAGGTCCACGTCCTCGACATGACCAACGGCGAGCCGACGCCGCTGGGCTCGCCGGAGAAACGCCGGGCCGAGTGGGAGGCCGCGACCCGGATCCTCGACGGCGGCAGCGGGAACGTGACGCGGGAGAACCTCGACCTGCCCAACCGCAGCGTGACGCACACGCTCGAAGCTCGGCACAAAGTGGCCGCCGTGATGCGGGTGCAGCAAAGCGAGTTCGTCTTCTGCCCGTACTTCGAAGACGCCCACCCGGACCACGTCGCGACGACGCGGATCGTGGAGGACGCCCGCTTCGACGCGAAGCTGAGCAACACCGACCTCCCCGGCGAGCCCATCCACCCGCGGCGGCTGATCTACTACTACTGCACGCACCTGAAGATCGTGCCGAACCCCACGCTGCTGCTGGACATCTCCGGCTTCGAGGACGCGAAGGAGCAGAGCATCCGGGCGTACCACACGCAGTTCGTGCTGCCCGAGAAGAACGCGAAGGTGGTGACCTGGGTCCGCCAGCAGAACGCGTTCATGGGCAGCCGGATCGGGGTGGCGTCGGCGGAGCCCTTCTTCCTCAAGGAGGTCGCGGGGCTCCGCACGATCGACGGGATCCTCTAG
- the egtB gene encoding ergothioneine biosynthesis protein EgtB — protein MTACTLSPSASHGPRVDRDGLAAAFRACRVQTLALCEPLNDEDHVVRSSPDCSPAKWHLAHTTWFFERFLLADRTPQEADRPPYEPFHPRYEFLFNSYYNAIGPRHCRSERGVISRPTVAEVLRFRHAIDSRVERLLESVDDAALAELEPIVTLGIHHEQQHQELLLTDVKHLLSSNPLLPAYIGSADGGDRAAEPAAVRGSAAAVLAGTPFERHDGGVARIGAKDEAGAFAFDNERPRHRVFLEPFAIAERLADWSEYLAFVRDGGYERPELWLDAGWATVQREGWTCPLYAWEDEASPAGFSEYTLHGPRPVDPASPVSHLSFFEADAFARWAGGRLPTEAEWEHAFADGPPPANEDPFAFVESGSLHPRVAHAGGTAAYGHLWQWTASAYRPYPGFRTEPGAIGEYNGKFMSGCMVLRGGSLATPRSHARATYRNFFAPATRWQFSGVRLALDVPASEA, from the coding sequence GTGACCGCCTGCACCCTCTCCCCTTCAGCGAGCCACGGGCCCCGCGTCGATCGGGACGGGCTCGCCGCCGCCTTCCGCGCCTGCCGTGTGCAGACGCTCGCGTTGTGCGAGCCGCTCAACGACGAGGACCACGTCGTCCGCTCCTCTCCCGATTGCTCGCCCGCGAAGTGGCACCTCGCCCACACCACGTGGTTCTTCGAGCGCTTCCTGCTCGCCGACCGCACGCCCCAGGAGGCGGACCGGCCGCCGTACGAGCCCTTCCACCCGCGGTACGAGTTCCTCTTCAACAGCTACTACAACGCCATCGGCCCGAGGCACTGCCGGAGCGAGCGCGGCGTGATCAGCCGCCCGACCGTTGCCGAGGTCCTCCGCTTCCGCCACGCGATCGACAGCCGCGTGGAGCGGCTGCTGGAGTCGGTGGACGATGCGGCCCTCGCGGAGCTGGAGCCGATCGTCACGCTGGGCATCCACCACGAACAGCAGCACCAGGAGCTGCTGCTCACCGACGTGAAGCACCTGCTGTCGAGCAACCCGCTGCTGCCGGCGTACATCGGATCCGCGGACGGAGGCGATCGCGCGGCGGAGCCGGCGGCGGTCCGCGGGAGCGCAGCGGCGGTGCTGGCCGGCACGCCCTTCGAGCGCCACGACGGCGGCGTCGCCCGCATCGGTGCCAAGGACGAAGCCGGCGCCTTCGCCTTCGACAACGAGCGCCCGCGGCACCGCGTCTTCCTCGAGCCCTTCGCGATCGCGGAACGGCTGGCGGACTGGAGCGAGTACCTCGCGTTCGTGCGGGACGGCGGCTACGAGCGCCCGGAGCTGTGGCTCGACGCCGGCTGGGCCACGGTGCAGCGGGAGGGCTGGACCTGCCCGCTCTACGCCTGGGAGGATGAAGCCTCGCCCGCCGGATTCTCCGAGTACACGCTGCACGGCCCGCGGCCGGTCGATCCGGCCTCGCCCGTCTCGCACCTGTCGTTCTTCGAGGCCGACGCCTTCGCCCGCTGGGCCGGGGGCCGGCTTCCCACCGAGGCGGAGTGGGAGCACGCCTTCGCCGACGGCCCCCCGCCGGCGAACGAGGACCCCTTCGCTTTCGTCGAGAGCGGCTCGCTGCACCCGCGTGTTGCCCACGCCGGGGGCACGGCCGCGTACGGACACCTCTGGCAGTGGACCGCCTCCGCCTACCGGCCCTACCCCGGCTTCCGCACCGAGCCCGGCGCGATCGGTGAGTACAACGGCAAGTTCATGAGCGGCTGCATGGTTCTCCGCGGCGGCTCCCTCGCCACCCCGCGCAGCCACGCCCGCGCGACCTACCGCAACTTCTTCGCCCCCGCGACGCGCTGGCAGTTCAGCGGCGTGCGGCTGGCGCTGGACGTTCCGGCCTCCGAAGCTTGA
- a CDS encoding transposase: protein MNRGNGRLTIFADDADFLAFEAVLERAAARFPQVEILAYCLMPNHWHLVLRPREDGVLSRFMAWLTLTHTKRWHMHQETSGEGHLYQGRFRSFIVQPGEHFVKVCRYVERNALRAGLVAKAEHWRWGSLWRWHGGTLDQTRLLSGWPEPPGRRPPGWVERVNRPQSPKELEVIRLSIARGRPLGDPAWRDVTIKQYGLESTMRSRGGQRKVG, encoded by the coding sequence ATGAACCGCGGGAACGGCCGCCTGACGATCTTCGCGGACGACGCCGACTTCCTGGCCTTCGAGGCCGTGCTGGAGCGGGCCGCGGCGCGGTTCCCCCAGGTCGAGATTTTGGCCTACTGCCTGATGCCCAACCACTGGCACCTGGTGCTGCGCCCGAGGGAGGACGGCGTGCTCAGCCGCTTCATGGCGTGGTTGACGCTCACGCACACGAAGCGTTGGCACATGCACCAGGAGACCTCCGGCGAGGGGCACCTCTACCAGGGCAGGTTCCGATCGTTCATCGTCCAGCCGGGCGAGCACTTCGTGAAGGTCTGCCGCTACGTCGAGCGGAACGCGTTGCGTGCGGGGCTGGTGGCCAAGGCCGAGCACTGGCGGTGGGGCAGCCTCTGGCGGTGGCACGGCGGGACGCTCGATCAGACCCGCTTGCTGTCGGGGTGGCCCGAGCCCCCGGGCCGGCGGCCGCCGGGCTGGGTGGAGCGGGTGAACCGTCCGCAGTCGCCCAAGGAGCTGGAGGTCATCCGCCTGAGCATCGCCCGGGGTCGTCCGCTGGGCGACCCCGCCTGGCGGGACGTCACGATCAAGCAGTACGGGCTCGAGTCCACCATGCGGAGCCGCGGCGGCCAGCGCAAGGTTGGCTGA
- a CDS encoding response regulator — translation MDDDTEVRAAIDHALQAEGALTQTCGDGNTAVRIVESDPPELVVLDMMLPKRSGFLVLEKIKDFPKCPRVVMVTANEGKRHQEYAEARGVDGYLHKPVRLEKLIGLAESLLAG, via the coding sequence GTGGACGACGACACCGAGGTGCGTGCCGCAATCGATCACGCCCTGCAGGCGGAGGGGGCGCTGACGCAGACCTGCGGCGACGGCAACACCGCGGTGCGGATCGTCGAGTCGGACCCGCCGGAGCTGGTCGTGCTGGACATGATGCTCCCCAAGCGGTCCGGCTTCCTCGTGCTCGAGAAGATCAAGGACTTCCCCAAGTGCCCGCGGGTGGTGATGGTGACGGCGAACGAGGGCAAGCGGCACCAGGAGTACGCCGAGGCGCGTGGCGTGGACGGCTACCTCCACAAGCCGGTTCGGCTGGAGAAGCTCATCGGCCTCGCCGAGAGCCTCCTCGCGGGCTGA
- a CDS encoding IS5 family transposase → MRGRVASSSPMFFAIDLEERIRPDHPLRPIRRIVDRILGDMTADFDAAYADVGRPGVPPERLLKLMLLQALYGVSSEAKLFDRLDTDLVFRWFCGMDPAEPVPAATAFTHNRDRLIKHKLAEKFFTAVTKLAIDTGKVSTEHFSVDGTLIESHGSIKSFVPNATADAAQARKQHCGGDDQDHDKGPGGTGGFKSRNPEQDFHGQKRSNATHRSVTDPEAKLYRKGDGQPAKLSHMGHLLVDNRSGIIVGMKLSEANGFAERETALELVDTLKTTHGISARTVGADAGYDAGAFLRELEDRGATPHVAPSRERRPGGRRGPKKADRPKLAARLRNFRRKLRDRGYAISQRKRKKVEEPFGWLKSHALLSKARLVGRERIQQQWHIAAAGLTLVRLRNLMAA, encoded by the coding sequence ATGCGTGGCCGCGTTGCCTCTTCGTCCCCGATGTTCTTCGCGATCGACCTCGAAGAACGCATCCGCCCCGACCACCCGCTGCGGCCGATTCGCCGGATCGTCGACCGCATCCTCGGCGACATGACCGCCGACTTCGACGCGGCCTACGCCGACGTGGGCCGCCCAGGTGTCCCGCCTGAGCGGCTGCTCAAGCTCATGCTCTTGCAGGCGCTCTACGGCGTCTCCAGCGAAGCCAAGCTCTTCGACCGCCTCGACACCGACCTGGTGTTCCGGTGGTTCTGCGGCATGGACCCCGCCGAGCCGGTCCCCGCCGCCACCGCCTTCACCCACAACCGCGACCGGCTGATCAAGCACAAGCTCGCCGAGAAGTTCTTCACCGCCGTCACCAAGCTGGCCATCGACACGGGCAAGGTCTCCACCGAGCACTTCAGCGTCGACGGCACGCTCATCGAGAGCCACGGCTCCATCAAGAGCTTCGTGCCCAACGCCACCGCCGATGCCGCTCAAGCCCGCAAGCAGCACTGCGGCGGCGACGATCAGGACCACGACAAGGGTCCCGGCGGCACCGGTGGCTTCAAGAGCCGCAACCCCGAGCAAGACTTCCACGGCCAGAAGCGCAGCAACGCCACGCACCGCAGCGTGACCGATCCGGAGGCCAAGCTCTACCGCAAGGGCGACGGCCAGCCCGCCAAGCTCTCGCACATGGGCCACCTGCTGGTGGACAACCGCAGCGGCATCATCGTGGGGATGAAGCTCTCCGAGGCCAACGGCTTCGCCGAGCGGGAGACGGCCCTGGAACTGGTCGACACGCTCAAGACGACCCACGGGATCAGCGCCCGCACGGTCGGAGCCGACGCCGGCTACGACGCCGGCGCGTTTCTTCGCGAGCTCGAAGACCGGGGGGCGACCCCGCACGTTGCCCCCAGCCGCGAGCGTCGGCCCGGCGGGCGGAGGGGGCCGAAGAAGGCGGACCGGCCGAAACTGGCGGCCAGGCTCCGCAACTTCCGGCGGAAGCTGCGGGACCGCGGCTACGCGATCAGCCAGCGGAAACGCAAGAAAGTGGAGGAGCCGTTTGGCTGGTTGAAGAGCCACGCACTCTTGAGCAAGGCGCGTCTGGTGGGTCGAGAGCGGATCCAACAGCAGTGGCACATCGCCGCGGCGGGGCTGACGCTGGTGAGGCTGAGGAACCTGATGGCGGCGTAG
- a CDS encoding NAD(P)/FAD-dependent oxidoreductase, which yields MAPNPHPGPGEETLDAVVVGGGPGGAVAALCLARSGRRVAVLERETGPHFHVGESLLPEVEADLARLGLAERAAALPRVPKPGVTFVSAAGTAPGRPLRFADALDADPQAATNTEREPFDAWLLQEAADGGADVRRGVTVRGIERLGSGGVRLSTTQGPVSARCLIDASGQATLAARHLERAGRGFRRNEPGHERTAYFGHFTGVERSPMPEGGHLTVVMLDEGWFWIIPIDDERTGIGVVLPAGLAREQRVKPDRVLAWAIARCPEVARRTRDAAFPDGNRVAADFSYRCGPTAGPGHLLVGDAAAFIDPVFSGGVSIAIKSGRWAAEAAEASLAALDRLPADASDAARAAAFRAPGRRYARRLAASHRVLFSMIRSYYRPAYRDLLHHGEGPLGVHRASLELLTGRAFPRARFSVRWRMVLMKAFACVQEHVRLVPPLPRWSLVDDGVGGAPAAGPADGPAVAETRPPAEPPAQGRGRIVSSASR from the coding sequence ATGGCTCCCAACCCGCACCCAGGCCCAGGAGAGGAGACCCTGGATGCCGTTGTCGTCGGAGGCGGCCCCGGCGGGGCGGTCGCGGCGCTGTGCCTCGCCCGCTCGGGCCGGCGGGTGGCGGTCCTCGAACGCGAGACGGGTCCGCACTTCCACGTCGGCGAGTCGCTGCTGCCCGAGGTGGAAGCCGACCTCGCCCGCCTGGGCCTCGCCGAGCGGGCGGCGGCGCTCCCCCGCGTGCCCAAGCCGGGCGTGACCTTCGTCTCCGCCGCGGGCACCGCCCCCGGCCGGCCGCTCCGCTTCGCGGACGCCCTCGACGCCGACCCGCAGGCGGCAACCAACACCGAGCGAGAGCCCTTCGATGCGTGGCTGCTGCAGGAGGCCGCGGACGGCGGGGCGGACGTCCGCCGCGGCGTCACGGTCCGCGGCATCGAGCGGCTCGGGTCCGGGGGCGTGCGGCTGAGCACCACCCAGGGGCCCGTCTCCGCCCGCTGCCTGATCGACGCCAGCGGCCAGGCCACCCTCGCCGCCCGGCACCTGGAGAGAGCCGGCCGCGGCTTCCGCCGCAACGAGCCCGGCCACGAGCGGACCGCCTACTTCGGCCACTTCACCGGCGTCGAGCGCAGCCCCATGCCCGAGGGCGGCCACCTCACGGTCGTCATGCTCGACGAGGGCTGGTTCTGGATCATCCCGATCGACGACGAGCGGACCGGCATCGGCGTCGTGCTCCCCGCCGGCCTCGCCCGGGAGCAACGCGTGAAGCCCGACCGCGTGCTGGCTTGGGCGATCGCCCGCTGCCCGGAGGTCGCACGCCGCACGCGCGACGCCGCGTTCCCCGACGGCAACCGGGTCGCCGCGGACTTCTCCTATCGGTGCGGCCCGACCGCGGGTCCCGGCCACCTGCTCGTCGGCGACGCCGCGGCCTTCATCGACCCGGTCTTCTCCGGCGGCGTCTCCATCGCGATCAAGAGCGGGCGGTGGGCGGCGGAAGCCGCCGAGGCGTCGCTGGCCGCGCTCGACCGGCTTCCCGCCGACGCGTCGGACGCCGCCCGCGCCGCCGCCTTCCGCGCACCCGGCCGCCGCTACGCCCGCCGCCTCGCAGCGAGCCACCGCGTGCTCTTCTCCATGATCCGCAGCTACTACCGGCCCGCGTACCGCGATCTGCTCCACCACGGCGAGGGTCCGCTGGGCGTGCATCGGGCGAGCTTGGAGCTGCTGACCGGCCGCGCCTTCCCCCGGGCCCGCTTCAGCGTCCGGTGGCGGATGGTTCTCATGAAGGCGTTCGCTTGCGTGCAGGAGCACGTCCGGCTCGTCCCGCCGCTGCCGCGGTGGTCGCTGGTCGACGATGGCGTCGGCGGCGCCCCGGCCGCGGGGCCCGCCGACGGGCCGGCGGTGGCGGAGACCCGCCCGCCGGCGGAGCCACCGGCTCAGGGGCGCGGGAGGATCGTCTCGAGCGCGTCCCGGTAG
- a CDS encoding amidohydrolase family protein, protein MAREHPPPVDPANTLGLDYRELAAALPFRGPVSDVHTHVTSRGAAELYLEVASRFGVDRTLTMTGLAKAREVHAVAGDRIEFICVPDFLERKTPGTFTTRWLDDIRGFREELGSRVIKFWAAPRAIDLAEETPGLGPGSMALDSPLRLEGMRLAYDLGYRVFMTHVADPDTWFATKYGDAARYGTKAQQYEPLERLLDAFHDVTWIGAHMSGSPENLDFVQGLLDRHPNYVVDTSAAKWQVRELSKHPEATAAFIRRNPGRVLFGTDIVASEQMHQMGEDLFASRYWVLRTLFETEHRGKSPIVDPDLHMVDPSVPEDATPDLNGCGLEQAVLELLYRDALETILPRP, encoded by the coding sequence ATGGCCCGAGAGCACCCGCCGCCGGTCGACCCCGCGAACACGCTGGGCCTGGACTACCGCGAGCTCGCCGCGGCGCTGCCGTTCCGCGGGCCCGTGTCGGACGTCCACACCCACGTGACCTCCCGAGGTGCCGCGGAGCTCTACCTGGAGGTGGCGTCACGCTTCGGCGTCGACCGGACGCTGACGATGACCGGCCTGGCGAAGGCCCGGGAGGTCCACGCGGTCGCCGGCGACCGCATCGAGTTCATCTGCGTGCCCGACTTCCTCGAGCGGAAGACGCCGGGGACGTTCACCACCCGCTGGCTCGACGACATCCGCGGCTTCCGGGAAGAGCTCGGCAGCCGCGTGATCAAGTTCTGGGCCGCTCCGCGGGCCATCGACCTGGCGGAGGAGACGCCCGGGCTCGGGCCGGGCTCGATGGCGTTGGACTCGCCGCTTCGGCTGGAGGGGATGCGGCTGGCCTACGACCTCGGCTACCGCGTCTTCATGACCCACGTGGCCGATCCCGACACCTGGTTCGCCACGAAGTACGGCGATGCCGCCCGGTACGGAACCAAGGCGCAGCAGTACGAGCCGCTGGAGCGTCTGCTCGACGCGTTCCACGACGTCACCTGGATCGGCGCCCACATGAGCGGCTCCCCGGAGAACCTCGATTTCGTGCAGGGGCTGCTGGACCGGCACCCCAACTACGTCGTCGACACGTCCGCCGCCAAGTGGCAGGTGCGGGAGCTTTCGAAGCACCCCGAGGCCACGGCCGCCTTCATCCGCCGCAATCCCGGCCGCGTGCTGTTCGGCACCGACATCGTCGCCAGCGAGCAGATGCACCAGATGGGTGAAGACCTCTTCGCCTCGCGCTACTGGGTGCTGCGGACGCTTTTCGAGACGGAACACCGGGGGAAGAGCCCGATCGTCGACCCCGACCTGCACATGGTGGATCCCTCGGTCCCCGAGGACGCGACGCCGGACCTCAACGGCTGCGGGCTGGAGCAAGCGGTGCTGGAGCTGCTCTACCGGGACGCGCTCGAGACGATCCTCCCGCGCCCCTGA
- a CDS encoding coiled-coil domain-containing protein has product MASSPRSRVSRLPRVGRKPAPAALLLGVAMIGATGSIAGCERPEAGEAAAISQAQDDLLAASNAVPEGDGSALEGRVEAMKQTRATLQTVLSSDNPRRRALAQRLLADIHAAEAQLLELRARQAAASLRADLTRLMTSVETVERDASRAVAQSLDAAPAVAVASAAAAEQTQRLEASRAAADRLAAEASALEARIADASRQRKEASGREAAAVDAAFVLGGDQRERGLEAADASRAQADAAAAVERRAAIELRSVREAEALAERRGELASTGLERLREARRGFEDAGTAAEAAVAEAKQAAGEGGAGVETRVAELSGELRERVLSPADAAASAAGEAASQLESSGADAAVVAAGRLRQADAAAFAAASASSFAEAFEAFASRLDAADVSGAASVRSAAGSLEQEAASRRDAASEALASAQEAIGGVAAEAATLADLRAAAERLASSLRSG; this is encoded by the coding sequence ATGGCAAGCTCACCCCGCTCCCGCGTCTCCAGGCTCCCCCGCGTCGGCAGGAAGCCCGCACCGGCGGCGCTGCTCCTCGGCGTCGCGATGATCGGCGCCACGGGCTCGATCGCCGGCTGCGAGCGCCCTGAAGCGGGTGAGGCCGCCGCCATCTCGCAAGCCCAGGACGACCTCCTCGCCGCGTCCAACGCGGTACCCGAGGGCGACGGGTCGGCGCTCGAGGGCCGCGTGGAGGCGATGAAGCAGACGCGAGCGACTCTGCAGACCGTTCTCTCCAGCGACAACCCCCGGCGGAGGGCGCTCGCGCAGCGGTTGCTCGCGGACATCCACGCGGCGGAGGCGCAATTGCTGGAGCTGCGGGCCCGGCAGGCGGCGGCTTCGCTCAGGGCGGACCTCACGAGGCTGATGACGTCGGTCGAGACCGTCGAGCGTGATGCTTCCCGCGCGGTGGCCCAGTCGCTCGATGCAGCCCCCGCGGTTGCGGTCGCGTCGGCCGCGGCGGCGGAGCAGACGCAGCGGCTGGAGGCGAGCCGGGCCGCCGCGGATCGCCTGGCGGCCGAGGCGTCGGCCCTGGAAGCACGCATCGCCGACGCCAGCCGGCAGCGGAAGGAAGCGTCCGGCCGCGAAGCCGCCGCGGTCGACGCGGCCTTCGTGCTAGGGGGCGATCAACGCGAACGCGGCCTCGAAGCGGCGGATGCTTCGCGCGCCCAAGCCGACGCGGCCGCGGCCGTCGAGCGGCGAGCGGCCATCGAACTCCGGAGCGTTCGGGAGGCGGAGGCGCTCGCGGAGCGGCGTGGCGAGCTCGCGAGCACCGGATTGGAGCGGCTCCGCGAGGCCCGCCGGGGCTTCGAGGACGCCGGCACCGCCGCGGAGGCGGCCGTCGCCGAGGCGAAGCAAGCGGCCGGGGAGGGCGGCGCCGGCGTGGAGACGCGGGTCGCGGAGCTGTCCGGCGAGCTGCGGGAGCGGGTCCTTTCGCCCGCGGACGCGGCCGCCTCGGCGGCGGGAGAGGCCGCTTCGCAGCTGGAGTCCTCCGGGGCGGACGCGGCCGTGGTCGCCGCGGGGAGGCTCCGCCAAGCGGACGCGGCCGCCTTCGCCGCCGCCTCCGCCTCTTCCTTCGCGGAGGCCTTCGAGGCGTTCGCCAGCCGCCTCGACGCCGCGGACGTGTCCGGGGCGGCGTCGGTCCGCTCGGCCGCCGGGTCGCTGGAGCAGGAGGCGGCCTCGCGTCGCGACGCCGCTTCGGAGGCGCTCGCGAGCGCTCAGGAGGCGATCGGGGGCGTCGCCGCCGAAGCGGCCACCCTCGCCGATCTGCGGGCCGCCGCGGAGCGGCTGGCGAGCTCGCTGCGGAGCGGCTGA